TCGTCAGCACGTCGCGATGGAGCACTTCGGGGCTGGCGGCGATGGGATTGACCAGTCCGGCTACTCCCACCACAGCGAGGGTGTTGAAGAGATTGGAGCCGAGGACGTTTCCGAAAGCGATGTCGTGTTCTCCCTTGCGAGCAGCTATGATGGAGGAGGCGAGCTCGGGCAAGGAGGTGCCGACGGCTACGATCGTGAGGCCAATGACGAGGTCGCTCACGCCGAGGCCCTGAGCGATTTCGACGGCTCCCCACACGAGTAGACGTGAACTTGCGATTAGAAGCAGAAGCCCGATCGACAACCATGCTAACGCCTTTTTCAGAGACATCGTCGGCTTGCTTTTCTGCTCCTCTTCGATTTCCGAACCCAATGGGTCGCCCGTCGTCCTTCGAGACTGCCGGATCGACCACAGAACGAATCCTGCAAACACTGCTAGCAGAACGAGGCTATCCAATCGGGAAATCGTGCCATCGAGAAGTTGCGCTGCTGCAATAGCGGTGACTCCTACGAGCACGGGTAGCTCGGAACGTAGGATGCTCGAGCGAACGGAGACGGGATTGATCAGCGCTGTCAGGCCAAGGATGAAGGCGAT
This DNA window, taken from Pelagicoccus sp. SDUM812003, encodes the following:
- a CDS encoding calcium/sodium antiporter — protein: MTLAIIAIIAGLVLLVWSADRFVEGSASAAKHFGMSPLLIGMLVVGFGTSAPEIVVSVLSSFQGNSGIALGNAYGSNIANIAFILGLTALINPVSVRSSILRSELPVLVGVTAIAAAQLLDGTISRLDSLVLLAVFAGFVLWSIRQSRRTTGDPLGSEIEEEQKSKPTMSLKKALAWLSIGLLLLIASSRLLVWGAVEIAQGLGVSDLVIGLTIVAVGTSLPELASSIIAARKGEHDIAFGNVLGSNLFNTLAVVGVAGLVNPIAASPEVLHRDVLTMGLLTFALFALGHGFGRQGRINRFEGGILIVSYAAYLGVLLAQQL